One Streptomyces mobaraensis NBRC 13819 = DSM 40847 DNA segment encodes these proteins:
- the gltX gene encoding glutamate--tRNA ligase, with amino-acid sequence MANANSPKLSTSLEQGVPPRVRFCPSPTGNPHVGLVRTALFNWAFARHHGGTLVFRIEDTDAARDSEESYEQLLDAMRWLGFDWDEGPEVGGPHAPYRQSQRMDIYRDVAEKLLAAGHAYHCYCTAEELDARREAARAAGKPSGYDGKCRVVSPEQKAAYEAEGRPSIVRFRMPDEPITFTDLVRGELTFTPENVPDFGIVRANGAPLYTLVNPVDDALMEITHVLRGEDLLSSTPRQIALYKALMELGVAKAVPEFGHLPYVMGEGNKKLSKRDPQSSLNLYRERGFLPEGLLNYLSLLGWSLSADQDLFSMDEMVAAFDIKDVNANPARFDLKKAEAINADHIRRLDVKDFVAACEPWLRAPHAPWAPEAFDAAAFAELAPLAQTRLTVLSDITANVDFLFLDRPVEDEASWTKAMKEGSDALLRTAREKLAAAEWNAEALKAAVVAAGEEHGLKLGKAQAPVRVAVTGRTVGLPLFESLEVLGRERTLERVDAALAKLAA; translated from the coding sequence GTGGCTAACGCGAACTCCCCCAAGCTCTCGACTTCGCTCGAGCAGGGGGTACCCCCCCGCGTACGTTTCTGTCCCTCGCCGACCGGCAACCCCCACGTGGGCCTGGTCCGCACCGCCCTCTTCAACTGGGCGTTCGCCCGCCACCACGGCGGCACCCTGGTCTTCCGCATCGAGGACACCGACGCGGCCCGCGACTCCGAGGAGTCGTACGAGCAGCTCCTCGACGCGATGCGCTGGCTGGGCTTCGACTGGGACGAGGGCCCCGAGGTCGGCGGCCCCCACGCGCCCTACCGCCAGTCGCAGCGCATGGACATCTACCGCGACGTCGCGGAGAAGCTGCTGGCCGCCGGCCACGCGTACCACTGCTACTGCACCGCCGAGGAGCTCGACGCCCGCCGCGAGGCCGCCCGCGCCGCCGGCAAGCCGTCCGGCTACGACGGCAAGTGCCGGGTCGTGAGCCCCGAGCAGAAGGCCGCCTACGAGGCCGAGGGCCGCCCGTCGATCGTCCGCTTCCGGATGCCCGACGAGCCGATCACCTTCACCGACCTGGTCCGCGGCGAGCTCACCTTCACCCCGGAGAACGTGCCGGACTTCGGCATCGTCCGGGCCAACGGCGCCCCGCTGTACACGCTCGTCAACCCGGTCGACGACGCGCTGATGGAGATCACCCACGTCCTGCGCGGCGAGGACCTGCTGTCCTCCACCCCCCGCCAGATCGCCCTCTACAAGGCGCTGATGGAGCTGGGCGTCGCCAAGGCCGTCCCGGAGTTCGGCCACCTGCCGTACGTCATGGGCGAGGGCAACAAGAAGCTCTCCAAGCGCGACCCGCAGTCCTCCCTCAACCTCTACCGGGAGCGCGGCTTCCTGCCCGAGGGCCTGCTCAACTACCTCTCGCTGCTCGGCTGGTCCCTCTCGGCCGACCAGGACCTCTTCTCGATGGACGAGATGGTCGCGGCGTTCGACATCAAGGACGTCAACGCCAACCCGGCCCGCTTCGACCTCAAGAAGGCCGAGGCGATCAACGCCGACCACATCCGCCGGCTGGACGTGAAGGACTTCGTCGCGGCCTGCGAGCCCTGGCTGCGCGCCCCGCACGCCCCCTGGGCGCCCGAGGCGTTCGACGCCGCCGCCTTCGCGGAGCTGGCCCCGCTGGCCCAGACCCGCCTCACGGTCCTCTCCGACATCACGGCCAACGTGGACTTCCTCTTCCTCGACCGGCCGGTGGAGGACGAGGCGTCCTGGACCAAGGCCATGAAGGAGGGCTCGGACGCCCTGCTCAGGACCGCCCGCGAGAAGCTGGCCGCCGCCGAGTGGAACGCCGAGGCCCTGAAGGCCGCCGTCGTCGCCGCCGGCGAGGAGCACGGCCTCAAGCTGGGCAAGGCACAGGCCCCGGTCCGGGTGGCCGTCACCGGCCGTACGGTCGGCCTGCCGCTCTTCGAGTCGCTGGAGGTCCTCGGCCGCGAGCGGACGCTGGAGCGCGTCGACGCCGCCCTGGCGAAGCTGGCGGCCTGA
- a CDS encoding fumarylacetoacetate hydrolase family protein translates to MRIARFSIDGNVGYGVVEGDASTEGGPVLDIIKGIPYGDFERSGTKVPLSKVRLLPPVLPSKVVAIGRNYAEHAAELGNEVPEVPVAFFKPSTSVVGPGDPIAYPSFSSDLHHEAELAVVIGRMCREVPRERVKDVILGYTCANDVTARDVQQREKQWARAKGFDSSCPLGPWIETEIDPGDLAITCTVNGELRQSGRTAQMLRSVEELIVHITEAMTLLPGDVVLTGTPAGVGPLHDGDEVAVTIEGIGTLTNKVIKRG, encoded by the coding sequence GTGCGCATCGCCAGATTCTCCATCGACGGCAACGTCGGCTACGGCGTGGTCGAGGGGGACGCCTCCACCGAGGGCGGTCCCGTCCTCGACATCATCAAGGGCATTCCCTACGGCGACTTCGAACGCTCCGGGACCAAGGTCCCGCTGAGCAAGGTCCGCCTGCTCCCGCCCGTCCTGCCCAGCAAGGTCGTGGCCATCGGCCGCAACTACGCCGAGCACGCCGCCGAGCTGGGCAACGAGGTGCCCGAGGTGCCCGTCGCCTTCTTCAAGCCGTCGACCTCCGTCGTCGGCCCGGGCGACCCCATCGCGTACCCCTCCTTCAGCAGCGACCTCCACCACGAGGCCGAGCTGGCCGTGGTCATCGGCCGCATGTGCCGCGAGGTCCCGCGCGAGCGCGTCAAGGACGTCATCCTCGGCTACACCTGTGCCAACGACGTCACCGCCCGCGACGTCCAGCAGCGCGAGAAGCAGTGGGCCCGCGCCAAGGGCTTCGACTCCTCCTGCCCGCTCGGCCCCTGGATCGAGACCGAGATCGACCCGGGCGACCTGGCGATCACCTGCACGGTCAACGGCGAGCTGCGGCAGAGCGGCCGCACCGCCCAGATGCTGCGCTCCGTCGAGGAGCTCATCGTCCACATCACCGAGGCGATGACGCTGCTCCCCGGCGACGTCGTCCTCACCGGCACCCCCGCCGGGGTCGGACCCCTGCACGACGGCGACGAGGTCGCCGTCACCATCGAAGGCATCGGCACTCTCACCAACAAGGTGATCAAGCGTGGCTAA
- a CDS encoding MEDS domain-containing protein: MALPRGALHRTPVGDLRPGDHACLLFASDEERTAVLREFVRGGLDAQDKILYLAGRRDPHDPAALLDRYRLPAPRTGVEVVPLDELRTPEGPLEPAALRDRLRAAATRSHAEGYRALRIAGEPCPAPQDGRDVRRLLRYESLLGEEFAAGRALAVCQYDVRHCAPEALDAAASAHTRGVGPDPLVRTADLLVVRTYRPPGLRLEGRVDASSHRQLRDALRSVAGVRGDLRLEMSGVEFPDLGGLRLLMTFARARAARHRSVELTGLAPRLCEVITLIGWDRTPGLRLPESVG; this comes from the coding sequence ATGGCCCTTCCCCGTGGCGCGCTCCACCGGACCCCCGTCGGCGACCTCCGGCCGGGCGACCACGCCTGCCTGCTCTTCGCCTCCGACGAGGAGCGGACCGCGGTGCTGCGGGAGTTCGTCCGCGGCGGCCTGGACGCCCAGGACAAGATCCTCTACCTGGCCGGCCGCCGGGACCCCCACGACCCCGCGGCCCTGCTGGACCGGTACCGGCTGCCGGCCCCGCGCACCGGCGTGGAGGTGGTCCCCCTCGACGAACTCCGCACCCCCGAAGGCCCGTTGGAGCCCGCCGCCCTGCGGGACCGGTTACGCGCCGCCGCCACCCGCTCCCACGCGGAGGGCTACCGCGCGCTGCGCATCGCGGGGGAGCCCTGCCCGGCTCCGCAGGACGGACGCGACGTGCGCCGGCTGCTGCGGTACGAGTCCCTGCTCGGCGAGGAGTTCGCCGCCGGCCGCGCGCTGGCCGTCTGCCAGTACGACGTCCGGCACTGCGCTCCCGAGGCGCTGGACGCCGCCGCGTCGGCCCACACCCGCGGCGTGGGCCCCGATCCGCTGGTCAGGACCGCCGACCTGCTCGTCGTCCGCACCTACCGGCCGCCCGGCCTGCGCCTGGAGGGCCGGGTCGACGCCTCCTCCCACCGGCAGCTGCGGGACGCCCTGCGCTCGGTGGCCGGGGTCCGCGGCGACCTCCGCCTGGAGATGTCCGGCGTCGAGTTCCCCGACCTGGGCGGCCTCCGGCTGCTGATGACCTTCGCCCGGGCCCGCGCCGCCCGCCACCGCTCCGTCGAACTCACCGGCCTGGCGCCGCGGCTGTGCGAGGTCATCACGCTCATCGGCTGGGACCGGACTCCCGGTCTCCGGCTGCCGGAGTCGGTCGGCTGA
- a CDS encoding nitrate- and nitrite sensing domain-containing protein — protein MQGRFKRDGSAAAEPEPHGAATGGDRGTPVDAPAGGESADGPKGKGKAKVPSGPGSRIALRNWRISTRLVSLLALPVVAATTLGALRIESSLQDVDQLDHMKLLTDMTSVATDLANALQEERDRSAAPLILKDEKNDDVVAPRQRTDKAIEEFKKLTERVKPDDDTTVGVNATLVEITRQLQDIQKYRSAAYKDPDQVSRTVNAYNGLVTSLITLSQDMALASSNSEMIASTRALASFSSAKEYASMQRALISAGLARSPHELSPNDRLFGQSAFSGEDQAYKRFLRVHGDTDRELLQGLNGGTYDISQANAYAERVLMRGDGLRGADSLTYRDWFDRDSVKIAEMSKIETTLLNEMEQKALELRDDAQQEAYLNGALIILVLGISLVGAFVVARSMVRSLRRLQDTAQKVAQERLPELVKQLSEADPQDVDTSVESVGVHSRDEIGKVAAAFDDVHREAVRLAAEQALLRGNVNAMFTNLSRRSQGLIQRQLSLISELESREADPDQLSSLFKLDHLATRMRRNGENLLVLAGEEPGRRWTRPVPLVDVLRAAASEVEQYERIELTGVPPTEVAGRVVNDLVHLLAELLENATSFSSPQTKVKVTGHALPDGRVLVEIHDTGIGLSQEDLAAINERLASPPTVDVSVSRRMGLFVVGRLSLRHGIRIQLRPSDSGGTTALVMLPVDVAQGGKKPGPGAPGGPGLPGGGAPGGMPGTGVPGAPGVPGVPGGKAAPGLPGPGGAPQAPDRDRGQLPPKGPRPPANPSRAGGLTQSGLPTRVPGSTPGAGAPTGGPSLFDAPPHAGAGDDASFGGKGADGRSGLPSRGKRPAVIAPVGNGRRPQQPPQRGEGTGSDLPVRGGGEAGKGGESTKSGLPKRGDRTSTPGGLPVRGAGTPTGLPELPVRGGEDKPGTGGLPQRGGAGNGLPVRNALSGLPKRGDRKNTPAEPPARPAPSWGNDDRSPAAPVDDWPLASNGSSRAAQDIPRGHDSVETPERAEGPSATGQFPQLAPVPEPEGSSTGRHALPTAPGGDPDGPGGTGQFPRLAPVPEPESSSTGRHALPSRDATSPADPGSTASFPQLAPVPDAEGGGRIVPPAGTGRFGQQDGGRQDTGRFDTGRFDTGSDTARHNGAQETTPLFQELESHWFQDQETRERAPEPAAEPEAPRGLPRRAPRAEAPTAPAGTTSPTSPDVTAQTPLPDWRESPNDERWRRAEQVRVPAADGTTSSGLPRRVPRANLVEGTAQQQALPEGPQVSRAPDDVRGRLTNLRRGIQQGRQAGTSPATGSHHGGPTYQQER, from the coding sequence GTGCAGGGACGTTTCAAGAGGGATGGCAGCGCTGCGGCCGAGCCGGAGCCGCACGGTGCGGCGACAGGCGGCGACCGCGGCACGCCCGTCGACGCGCCGGCCGGCGGCGAATCCGCCGACGGCCCCAAGGGAAAGGGCAAGGCGAAGGTCCCCAGCGGGCCGGGCTCACGAATAGCCCTGCGCAACTGGCGAATCAGTACCCGCCTGGTCTCCCTGCTCGCCCTGCCCGTCGTCGCCGCGACGACCCTGGGTGCGCTGCGTATCGAGAGCTCGCTGCAGGACGTCGATCAGCTCGATCACATGAAGCTGCTGACCGACATGACCAGCGTGGCCACCGACCTCGCCAACGCCCTGCAGGAGGAGCGCGACCGGTCCGCCGCCCCGCTGATCCTCAAGGACGAGAAGAACGACGACGTCGTGGCGCCGCGCCAGCGGACCGACAAGGCGATCGAGGAGTTCAAGAAGCTCACCGAGCGGGTCAAGCCCGACGACGACACCACCGTCGGCGTCAACGCCACGCTGGTGGAGATCACCCGGCAGCTCCAGGACATCCAGAAGTACCGCTCCGCCGCGTACAAGGACCCGGACCAGGTCTCGCGGACCGTCAACGCCTACAACGGCCTCGTCACCTCGCTGATCACGCTCTCCCAGGACATGGCCCTGGCGTCCAGCAACAGCGAGATGATCGCCTCCACCCGCGCCCTGGCCTCGTTCTCCTCCGCCAAGGAGTACGCGTCCATGCAGCGCGCGCTGATCAGCGCCGGTCTCGCCCGCTCGCCGCACGAGCTCTCCCCGAACGACCGCCTCTTCGGCCAGTCCGCGTTCAGTGGTGAGGACCAGGCGTACAAGCGCTTCCTCCGCGTGCACGGCGACACGGACCGGGAGCTGCTCCAGGGTCTGAACGGCGGCACCTACGACATCTCGCAGGCCAACGCCTACGCCGAGCGCGTGCTGATGCGCGGCGACGGCCTGCGCGGCGCGGACAGCCTCACGTACCGCGACTGGTTCGACCGCGACAGCGTCAAGATCGCGGAAATGTCCAAGATCGAGACCACGCTCCTCAACGAGATGGAGCAGAAGGCCCTCGAACTCCGCGACGACGCCCAGCAGGAGGCGTACCTCAACGGTGCGCTGATCATCCTCGTCCTCGGCATCTCGCTGGTCGGCGCCTTCGTCGTGGCCCGGTCCATGGTGCGCTCGCTGCGCCGGCTCCAGGACACCGCGCAGAAGGTCGCCCAGGAGCGCCTGCCCGAGCTGGTCAAGCAGCTCTCCGAGGCCGACCCGCAGGACGTGGACACCTCCGTCGAGTCCGTCGGCGTGCACAGCCGCGACGAGATCGGCAAGGTGGCCGCGGCCTTCGACGACGTGCACCGCGAGGCCGTCCGCCTCGCCGCCGAGCAGGCCCTCCTCCGGGGCAACGTCAACGCGATGTTCACCAACCTCTCGCGGCGGTCGCAGGGCCTCATCCAGCGTCAGCTCTCGCTCATCTCCGAACTGGAGTCCCGCGAGGCCGACCCGGACCAGCTGTCCTCGCTGTTCAAGCTCGACCACCTCGCGACCCGTATGCGCCGGAACGGTGAGAACCTCCTCGTTCTCGCCGGTGAAGAGCCCGGCCGCCGGTGGACCCGGCCGGTCCCGCTCGTCGACGTGCTCCGCGCCGCCGCGTCCGAGGTGGAGCAGTACGAGCGCATCGAACTCACCGGTGTGCCGCCGACCGAGGTCGCCGGCCGCGTCGTCAACGACCTCGTGCACCTCCTCGCCGAGCTGCTGGAGAACGCCACGTCGTTCTCCTCCCCGCAGACCAAGGTCAAGGTCACCGGTCACGCCCTGCCCGACGGCCGGGTGCTGGTCGAGATCCACGACACCGGCATCGGCCTGTCCCAGGAGGACCTGGCGGCGATCAACGAGCGGCTGGCCAGCCCGCCGACCGTGGACGTCTCCGTCTCCCGGCGCATGGGCCTGTTCGTGGTCGGCCGCCTGTCCCTGCGACACGGCATCCGCATCCAGCTCCGCCCGTCGGACTCCGGCGGCACCACCGCGCTCGTCATGCTGCCGGTCGACGTCGCCCAGGGCGGCAAGAAGCCCGGCCCCGGCGCGCCCGGCGGCCCCGGCCTGCCCGGTGGCGGCGCCCCCGGCGGCATGCCCGGCACGGGCGTCCCGGGTGCGCCTGGCGTCCCCGGCGTTCCCGGTGGCAAGGCCGCGCCCGGCCTGCCCGGTCCGGGCGGTGCCCCGCAGGCGCCGGACCGCGACCGCGGTCAGCTGCCGCCCAAGGGCCCGCGCCCGCCGGCCAACCCGTCGCGGGCCGGCGGCCTGACCCAGAGCGGTCTGCCGACGCGCGTTCCCGGGTCCACCCCGGGCGCGGGCGCGCCGACCGGCGGCCCCAGCCTCTTCGACGCCCCGCCGCACGCCGGCGCGGGTGACGACGCCTCCTTCGGCGGCAAGGGCGCCGACGGCCGGTCCGGCCTGCCGTCGCGCGGCAAGCGGCCCGCCGTGATCGCGCCGGTGGGCAACGGCCGCCGTCCGCAGCAGCCGCCGCAGCGCGGCGAGGGCACCGGCTCCGACCTGCCCGTCCGCGGTGGCGGCGAGGCCGGCAAGGGCGGCGAGTCCACCAAGAGCGGCCTGCCCAAGCGCGGCGACCGTACGAGCACGCCCGGCGGGCTCCCCGTCCGGGGCGCCGGCACGCCGACCGGCCTGCCCGAACTGCCCGTCCGCGGCGGCGAGGACAAGCCCGGCACCGGTGGCCTGCCGCAGCGCGGCGGTGCCGGCAACGGCCTGCCCGTGCGCAACGCGCTCTCCGGCCTGCCCAAGCGCGGCGACCGCAAGAACACCCCCGCCGAGCCGCCGGCCCGCCCGGCACCGAGCTGGGGCAACGACGACCGCTCCCCCGCCGCGCCGGTGGACGACTGGCCGCTGGCCTCGAACGGTTCCTCGCGCGCCGCGCAGGACATCCCGCGCGGCCACGACAGCGTCGAGACCCCCGAGCGCGCCGAAGGACCGTCCGCCACCGGGCAGTTCCCGCAGCTGGCGCCCGTGCCGGAGCCCGAGGGCAGCAGCACCGGGCGGCACGCGCTGCCCACCGCCCCCGGCGGTGACCCCGACGGTCCGGGCGGCACCGGGCAGTTCCCGCGCCTGGCCCCCGTGCCGGAGCCGGAGAGCAGCAGCACCGGACGGCACGCGCTGCCCTCCCGGGACGCCACGTCCCCGGCCGACCCGGGCAGCACCGCGTCCTTCCCGCAACTCGCTCCCGTGCCGGACGCCGAAGGCGGCGGGCGGATCGTTCCGCCTGCCGGTACCGGGCGCTTCGGGCAGCAGGACGGCGGGCGGCAGGACACGGGCCGGTTCGACACGGGCCGGTTCGACACCGGGTCCGACACCGCGCGGCACAACGGCGCCCAGGAGACGACGCCGCTCTTCCAGGAGCTGGAGTCGCACTGGTTCCAGGACCAGGAGACCCGTGAGCGGGCGCCGGAGCCGGCGGCCGAGCCCGAGGCGCCCCGCGGCCTGCCGCGCCGGGCCCCGCGTGCCGAGGCCCCGACCGCCCCCGCCGGCACCACCAGCCCCACCAGCCCCGACGTCACGGCGCAGACCCCGCTGCCGGACTGGCGCGAGTCCCCCAACGACGAACGCTGGCGCCGGGCCGAGCAGGTCCGGGTGCCCGCCGCGGACGGGACCACCTCGTCGGGCCTGCCCCGCCGGGTGCCCCGGGCCAACCTCGTCGAGGGCACCGCCCAGCAGCAGGCCCTGCCCGAGGGTCCGCAGGTCTCGCGCGCGCCCGACGACGTGCGCGGCCGGCTGACCAATCTCCGTCGGGGCATCCAGCAAGGACGTCAGGCCGGCACCAGCCCGGCCACCGGTAGCCACCACGGTGGCCCCACCTACCAGCAGGAGCGTTAG
- a CDS encoding MerR family transcriptional regulator has translation MRLAELSERSGVPAATIKYYLREGLLQPGRRVSATQAAYDEGHLRRLRLVRALIQVGGVSVADAREVIAAAEDTSLDHHTRLGAATWALPGVPAPDSGDEAAEAARGAVDGVLARLGWDPERVEVAASPAYRTLLHSVAALARLGYPCGTEHLLPYGRLAAELAVTDLDLVFAEPTVDGQVEAAVALTVLYEPVLLSLRRLAHAEESARRIGGGGGEGDGPAGLSRPTPAAGDRESGPSR, from the coding sequence ATGCGACTGGCCGAGCTCAGTGAGCGCAGCGGCGTTCCCGCCGCGACGATCAAGTACTACCTGCGGGAGGGCCTGTTGCAGCCGGGCCGCCGGGTGTCGGCGACGCAGGCCGCGTACGACGAGGGCCACCTGCGGCGGCTGCGGCTGGTGCGGGCGCTGATCCAGGTGGGCGGGGTGTCGGTGGCCGACGCGCGGGAGGTGATCGCCGCGGCGGAGGACACGTCCCTGGACCACCACACGCGCCTGGGAGCGGCCACCTGGGCCCTGCCGGGGGTGCCGGCGCCGGACAGCGGCGACGAGGCGGCGGAGGCCGCCCGCGGGGCGGTGGACGGCGTGCTCGCGCGGCTGGGCTGGGACCCGGAGCGGGTGGAGGTCGCGGCCTCGCCCGCCTACCGGACGCTGCTGCACTCCGTGGCGGCCCTGGCCCGGCTGGGCTACCCGTGCGGCACGGAGCACCTGCTGCCGTACGGGCGGCTGGCCGCGGAACTCGCCGTCACCGATCTCGACCTGGTGTTCGCGGAGCCGACGGTGGACGGGCAGGTGGAGGCGGCGGTGGCGCTCACCGTGCTCTACGAGCCGGTGCTGCTCAGCCTGCGGCGCCTGGCGCACGCCGAGGAGTCGGCGCGGCGGATCGGGGGCGGCGGAGGCGAGGGCGACGGGCCCGCGGGCCTCAGCCGACCGACTCCGGCAGCCGGAGACCGGGAGTCCGGTCCCAGCCGATGA